A part of Myxococcus landrumus genomic DNA contains:
- a CDS encoding RNA polymerase sigma factor — protein MNVRLDSELDALMARLADGDRGAFTRVFELLWEPIQTLCRNLLKNEADAADAGQDAMHKILERASDFDRTRPAMPWALAIAGWECRTLARRRERRREEDEASMPSQAGPHAEEVFLQRDLTAAAMAALGELSDVDREVLVATFWDEAASVSGPTLRKRRERALDRLRKTFRSLYGLD, from the coding sequence ATGAACGTGCGACTGGACTCGGAGCTCGATGCTCTCATGGCGCGGCTCGCCGATGGCGACCGAGGTGCGTTCACCCGCGTCTTCGAGTTGCTCTGGGAGCCCATCCAGACGCTGTGCCGGAACCTGCTCAAGAACGAAGCCGACGCCGCGGACGCGGGCCAGGACGCCATGCACAAGATTCTCGAACGGGCCTCCGACTTCGACAGGACGCGTCCGGCGATGCCTTGGGCTCTCGCCATCGCGGGGTGGGAGTGCCGGACGCTGGCCCGCCGACGCGAGCGCAGGCGTGAAGAGGACGAGGCGTCCATGCCCTCCCAGGCGGGCCCTCACGCCGAAGAGGTATTCCTCCAGCGTGACCTGACCGCCGCCGCGATGGCCGCCCTCGGTGAGTTGTCGGACGTCGACCGCGAGGTGCTCGTCGCCACGTTCTGGGATGAGGCCGCCTCGGTTTCAGGCCCCACGCTCCGCAAGCGCCGCGAGCGAGCGCTCGACAGGCTTCGCAAGACCTTCAGGAGTCTCTATGGGCTCGACTGA
- a CDS encoding HPF/RaiA family ribosome-associated protein — MRIEIRARHIALTETLRTYVERRVRFAMGRLSDQVRDVTVRLEDINGPRGGVDKVAKVTVRLEHGKQFATEAEEASFATAVDRALERASHSLGKVLGRTHRQAGESVRTTPWELEELPSPT; from the coding sequence ATGAGAATCGAAATCCGAGCCCGTCACATCGCCCTCACCGAGACCCTGCGGACCTACGTCGAACGCCGAGTGCGCTTCGCGATGGGACGACTGTCGGACCAGGTCAGAGACGTGACGGTGCGCTTGGAGGACATCAACGGCCCACGCGGAGGCGTGGACAAGGTGGCCAAGGTCACGGTGCGACTCGAGCACGGCAAGCAGTTCGCGACGGAGGCGGAGGAAGCCAGCTTCGCCACCGCGGTGGACCGGGCCCTGGAGCGCGCGAGCCACTCGCTGGGCAAGGTCCTGGGCCGCACCCACCGGCAAGCCGGTGAGAGCGTGAGGACCACCCCCTGGGAACTCGAGGAGCTGCCCAGCCCCACGTAG
- a CDS encoding phosphopantetheine-binding protein, with protein MNTDEVRTRLIEVLREFLPRVAPGEAMEMARPCNEMGLDSMNAINLMLALEGAFEISFPDSLLTAETFHSPASLESTIHQLRGTTR; from the coding sequence ATGAATACGGACGAGGTGAGGACCAGGCTCATCGAGGTGCTTCGCGAGTTCCTCCCCCGGGTGGCTCCCGGCGAGGCGATGGAGATGGCGCGCCCGTGCAACGAGATGGGGCTCGACTCGATGAATGCCATCAACCTGATGCTCGCGCTCGAGGGGGCCTTCGAGATTTCCTTCCCGGACTCCCTCCTCACGGCGGAGACGTTCCACTCGCCGGCCTCGCTCGAGTCCACGATTCACCAACTGCGTGGCACCACGAGGTGA
- a CDS encoding alpha/beta fold hydrolase, translating into MKHAGKWVLGLGLAGVAALALAVRRDRPAGEIESRRARAPSKFININGLRTHYRDQGNGPTLVLLHGSNASLHTWEGWTNVLSRQYRVITMDLPGQGLTGPDARNRYSPLDEVAWLDAFVEALGLKHFTLGGNSMGGGLAWRYAVLHPERVDRLILVDAFGLRRDEKIPFSLRLYETPVLNRVVRWVTPRFMVKRTVQGTYGDPERVTEEQVDLYEDMLLREGNREATRQRFTQKDADPSLEQRLSEIKVPTLILWGSRDEWILPKYAQQFHARIPQSRLVMLDGLGHVPMEEDPAGTVGVVQDFLQRTTADVGACLSSQAQPRSPG; encoded by the coding sequence ATGAAACACGCCGGAAAGTGGGTGCTGGGCTTGGGCCTTGCGGGGGTGGCGGCCCTTGCCTTGGCGGTCCGAAGAGACAGACCCGCGGGTGAAATCGAGTCGCGGCGAGCGCGCGCTCCCTCGAAGTTCATCAACATCAATGGCCTGCGGACCCACTACCGGGACCAGGGAAATGGACCCACCCTGGTCCTCCTCCACGGCTCCAACGCGTCGCTGCACACCTGGGAGGGCTGGACGAACGTCCTGTCACGCCAGTACCGGGTCATCACCATGGACCTGCCGGGCCAGGGGCTCACGGGGCCGGACGCGCGCAATCGATATTCCCCCCTGGACGAAGTCGCCTGGCTGGACGCCTTCGTCGAGGCGCTGGGGCTCAAGCACTTCACGCTGGGCGGCAACTCCATGGGCGGCGGCCTGGCCTGGCGCTACGCCGTGCTCCATCCAGAGCGGGTGGACCGGCTCATTCTCGTGGATGCCTTTGGCCTGCGGCGCGACGAAAAGATTCCCTTCTCCCTTCGGCTCTACGAGACCCCCGTGCTCAACCGCGTGGTCCGCTGGGTCACCCCGCGCTTCATGGTGAAGCGCACCGTGCAGGGCACCTACGGCGACCCCGAGCGGGTGACAGAGGAGCAGGTGGACCTCTACGAGGACATGCTCCTGCGCGAGGGGAACCGCGAGGCCACCCGTCAACGCTTCACCCAGAAGGACGCGGACCCGTCCCTGGAGCAGCGCTTGTCTGAAATCAAGGTGCCTACCCTCATCCTCTGGGGAAGCCGCGACGAGTGGATTCTCCCCAAGTATGCGCAGCAGTTCCACGCACGCATTCCCCAATCCCGCCTGGTGATGCTCGACGGGCTGGGGCATGTGCCCATGGAGGAAGACCCCGCCGGGACGGTGGGGGTGGTCCAGGACTTCCTCCAGCGGACAACGGCTGACGTGGGAGCATGCCTTTCATCTCAGGCCCAGCCCCGCTCTCCGGGGTAG
- a CDS encoding ABC1 kinase family protein: MSTLRVVPTLEAPEPPEAETTSAEPVRKPLVGARRVSVAVRRWRQREDEDVRIEAARVLGRQLRERAWDAPPTPHHREAEQYRASIGRTLQQLGVWIFGALWLLARIGMDVIRRQDSIQARGKNLRRLIERAGGTWIKLGQQLAIRVDLLPYPVAQELEKMLDAAPPIAFSQVRRIVEHALQRPISEVFSELSEEPVGSGSVACVYRAVLHGGDVVAVKVRRPGVGSLFAADMRALGWILWLAELWFVPPGYSRQLLHELSTMLYEELDFIQEARYTELFQDRMNKLGQRFVRSPHVYGELSNSEVLVTEFVSGIWLKDLISAAERQDAAGLTGLAELGIVPRKVARRLLKIARLCAQEGLFFHADLHPANVVVQPDSRLVLIDFGSCGAFTARERRVWREIADAQANEDVGRMVAAVLALLEPLPSVDVEEFSRKLETVFWQDLYANKSRTSRWWERTSANLWIGFFKLAQEYRVPMNLNTLRMIRSTMLSDSLAARLEPRIDHYREFRRYEVQLGKRMRQRLVRKLNSLSEDRSYIRYEQLYEAAMAGFYRFQRFLDSSTYRFAVTERMFSFALSQTLRAGTFLLLGALLVRAGTALRRVFREGHGVTEALTQEVLSGSAWSQTFSSPLFVGAALVMLAVTLRGISFRLSDKDREAGSRTAL, from the coding sequence GTGAGCACCCTGCGCGTCGTTCCAACGCTGGAGGCCCCCGAGCCGCCGGAAGCAGAGACGACCTCCGCGGAGCCGGTGCGCAAGCCCTTGGTGGGTGCGCGTCGCGTGTCGGTCGCCGTGCGGCGCTGGCGCCAGCGCGAGGACGAGGACGTGAGAATCGAGGCAGCCCGGGTGCTGGGGCGTCAGCTTCGCGAGCGGGCCTGGGATGCCCCTCCGACGCCTCATCACCGCGAGGCGGAGCAGTACCGTGCCAGCATCGGGAGGACGCTCCAGCAGTTGGGGGTCTGGATATTCGGGGCGCTGTGGCTCCTGGCGCGCATTGGGATGGATGTGATTCGGCGCCAGGACTCCATCCAGGCCCGCGGCAAGAATCTGCGGCGGTTGATTGAGCGGGCCGGAGGGACGTGGATAAAGCTGGGACAGCAGTTGGCCATCCGTGTCGACCTGCTCCCGTATCCCGTGGCGCAGGAGCTGGAGAAGATGCTGGATGCCGCGCCGCCCATTGCCTTCTCGCAGGTGCGGCGAATCGTGGAGCACGCCCTCCAGCGGCCCATCTCCGAGGTGTTCTCGGAGTTGAGCGAGGAGCCGGTGGGCTCGGGCTCCGTCGCGTGTGTCTACCGCGCGGTGCTCCACGGTGGAGACGTGGTGGCGGTGAAGGTCCGCAGGCCCGGGGTCGGCTCACTGTTCGCCGCGGACATGCGGGCCTTGGGATGGATTCTGTGGCTGGCGGAGCTGTGGTTCGTTCCCCCGGGCTACTCGCGGCAGCTCCTCCATGAGCTGAGCACCATGCTTTACGAGGAGCTCGATTTCATCCAGGAGGCCCGCTACACGGAGCTCTTCCAGGACCGGATGAACAAGCTGGGGCAGCGCTTCGTTCGCTCGCCCCACGTGTATGGCGAGCTGTCCAACAGCGAGGTGCTGGTCACCGAGTTCGTTTCGGGCATCTGGCTCAAGGACCTCATCTCCGCGGCCGAGCGTCAGGACGCGGCGGGGCTCACGGGGCTGGCCGAGCTGGGCATTGTCCCGCGCAAGGTGGCCCGGCGGCTGCTCAAGATTGCCCGCCTCTGCGCGCAGGAGGGGCTCTTCTTCCACGCGGACCTGCACCCGGCCAACGTGGTGGTGCAGCCGGACAGCCGGCTGGTGCTCATCGACTTCGGCTCGTGCGGGGCCTTCACCGCGCGGGAGCGCAGGGTGTGGCGCGAAATCGCCGATGCCCAGGCCAATGAGGACGTAGGGCGGATGGTGGCCGCCGTGCTGGCCCTGCTGGAGCCCTTGCCCTCGGTGGACGTGGAGGAGTTCTCCCGCAAGCTGGAGACCGTCTTCTGGCAGGACCTCTATGCGAACAAGAGCCGCACCTCGCGCTGGTGGGAGCGCACGTCCGCCAACCTGTGGATCGGGTTCTTCAAGCTGGCCCAGGAGTACCGGGTCCCCATGAACCTGAACACCCTGCGGATGATTCGCTCCACCATGCTCTCCGACAGCCTGGCGGCGCGGCTGGAGCCCCGCATCGACCACTATCGCGAGTTCCGCCGGTACGAAGTGCAGCTTGGAAAGCGGATGCGCCAGCGGTTGGTGCGGAAACTGAACAGTCTGTCCGAGGACCGCTCGTACATCCGCTACGAGCAGCTCTACGAGGCGGCCATGGCTGGCTTCTACCGCTTTCAGCGCTTCCTCGACTCCTCGACCTACCGCTTCGCGGTGACGGAGCGCATGTTCTCATTCGCGCTGTCCCAGACGCTGCGGGCGGGAACGTTCCTGCTCTTGGGCGCGCTGCTGGTGCGGGCAGGCACGGCCCTGAGACGGGTGTTCCGGGAGGGGCACGGGGTGACGGAGGCGTTGACCCAGGAGGTGCTGTCGGGCTCTGCCTGGAGCCAGACGTTCTCCAGCCCCCTCTTCGTGGGCGCCGCGCTGGTGATGCTGGCGGTGACGCTGCGAGGCATCAGCTTTCGACTCTCGGACAAGGACCGCGAAGCAGGCTCTCGTACCGCGCTCTGA
- a CDS encoding TolC family protein, whose protein sequence is MGFALFSRGAGAALVILLQPAVALSQTLTLRESLDTALQNHGAIRAKESRRDAARHDLSHTKQTYLPEVVLSAQQAYGTVNAMHGPLYSPGGPSNASTSAPPLPEQNWNASFGALYSVLVHWNVSTFGRLDRQIELSSRTEDLRRRELELEKFKHGVRVTHAYLNLSTAQRIHHIQKENVSRLQVVLETVESHTGSGLSPGVDASFARAELANARALRLKAHDAELLASKELAVLMGVPFREFQLEPTFYEATPEATEPAHVTPSHPVLAMHEGQVLQGEQEARIGAAEGRPTLFAFGLLQGRGSGFRNDYGQNPTAFSRAYVDGVGIDRGNYVAGLGLSWNLSALVRSFSREAAQEGRTRAFHQEQELATQELVAQARFAEHKFHLAAEVSSETRVQQSAAAEGYQQSKARYDSGLGTIVELTQATFAVTRAEVDLELAQNGLWQALLLKSAASGDLNPFLQQVRGARNQ, encoded by the coding sequence ATGGGGTTCGCATTGTTCTCGCGAGGCGCTGGCGCCGCGCTTGTCATCCTCCTCCAGCCCGCCGTGGCCTTGTCTCAAACGCTCACCTTGCGTGAGTCCCTGGACACCGCGCTTCAGAACCATGGCGCCATCCGCGCGAAGGAGTCCCGGCGCGACGCGGCCCGACACGACCTTTCCCATACGAAGCAGACCTATCTGCCGGAGGTCGTGCTGTCCGCGCAGCAGGCCTACGGCACCGTGAATGCCATGCACGGGCCGCTCTATTCGCCGGGCGGGCCCTCCAATGCCTCGACCAGCGCGCCTCCGCTGCCCGAGCAGAACTGGAACGCCTCGTTCGGCGCCCTCTACTCGGTGCTCGTCCATTGGAATGTCTCGACGTTCGGGCGGCTGGACCGACAGATTGAGCTGTCGTCGAGAACGGAGGACCTGCGGCGGCGAGAGCTCGAGCTCGAGAAATTCAAACACGGCGTTCGTGTCACCCACGCCTATCTCAACCTCTCGACGGCCCAGCGCATCCATCACATCCAGAAGGAGAATGTCTCGCGCCTCCAGGTCGTGCTCGAGACCGTCGAGAGCCACACCGGCAGCGGGTTGTCTCCCGGTGTCGATGCCTCCTTCGCTCGCGCGGAGCTCGCGAATGCCAGGGCCCTGCGGCTCAAGGCCCATGACGCGGAGCTCCTCGCCTCGAAAGAGCTCGCGGTGCTGATGGGGGTTCCGTTCCGTGAGTTCCAACTGGAGCCCACCTTTTACGAGGCCACCCCCGAGGCAACCGAGCCCGCGCACGTCACGCCGAGCCATCCGGTCCTCGCGATGCACGAGGGACAGGTCCTCCAAGGAGAACAGGAGGCCAGAATCGGCGCCGCCGAGGGGCGGCCCACGCTCTTCGCCTTTGGCCTCTTGCAGGGGCGCGGCTCGGGCTTCCGCAACGACTACGGACAGAACCCGACGGCGTTCTCACGCGCGTACGTGGACGGCGTTGGCATCGACCGGGGCAACTACGTGGCGGGGCTGGGCCTGAGCTGGAATCTCTCCGCGCTGGTGCGCAGCTTCTCCCGTGAGGCCGCTCAAGAGGGCCGCACCCGCGCGTTCCATCAGGAACAGGAGCTGGCGACCCAGGAGCTGGTGGCCCAGGCGCGCTTCGCCGAGCACAAGTTCCACCTCGCGGCCGAGGTCTCGAGCGAGACCCGCGTGCAGCAGTCCGCCGCGGCGGAGGGCTACCAGCAGAGCAAGGCCCGGTACGACAGCGGGCTGGGAACCATTGTCGAGCTCACCCAGGCCACCTTCGCGGTGACCCGGGCGGAGGTCGACCTGGAGCTG
- a CDS encoding DUF6312 domain-containing protein, which produces MNTTGTEVASQTEVKTDGHNGGQVATRETLVEHRLTTEKKKKRKTSKGLKRLDKAHDNVSRAMEHLSAAVSDGMKTYRRKEQASADKKRDGALRDVMKNSGKAMSDSLKTLSKVPRDLSRTLDTKRNRKQVRAVARFLAGPLGR; this is translated from the coding sequence ATGAACACGACGGGAACGGAAGTGGCCTCGCAGACAGAGGTCAAGACGGACGGCCACAACGGTGGACAGGTGGCCACCCGAGAGACGTTGGTGGAGCACAGGCTCACGACCGAGAAGAAGAAGAAGCGCAAGACGAGCAAGGGGCTGAAGCGCCTGGACAAGGCGCACGACAACGTGAGCCGTGCGATGGAGCACCTGTCCGCCGCTGTCTCCGACGGGATGAAGACCTACCGCCGCAAGGAGCAGGCCTCCGCCGACAAGAAGAGGGATGGAGCCCTGCGCGATGTGATGAAGAACTCGGGCAAGGCGATGAGCGACTCCTTGAAGACCTTGAGCAAGGTGCCGCGTGACCTCTCCCGGACCCTCGACACCAAGCGCAATCGCAAGCAGGTCCGGGCCGTCGCGCGGTTCCTCGCGGGCCCCCTGGGACGCTAG
- a CDS encoding class I adenylate-forming enzyme family protein: MTPRHLCGLLDDAERLHGDRPFLADGQGSFTYAQLATATRRLGGWLSRRGFRRGDRALILTRNRVEVALAAFATARLGGLFAILHGAIREPGLRRILEQVMPAVAFLDESTAHLAPAFADVPIVWVGGDAGALSGVRLERILEEEPAECPPFSGVDVEPVCLIYTSGSTGAPRGVTLSHDNVLFVVAAIQARLQYRREDVVGVFLPLSFDYGLYQVFLAAQVGASVFVGSAELAGPTLLGTLERWRVTVLPGVPTLFAALLKLLGRGGAGAPCLRVLTNTGAHLPASHVEQLRRQLPGVSVFLMYGLTECKRVSILLPEELEAHPGSVGRALPGTEALILDEDGQVLPPGEVGELVIQGRHVALGYWRAPEETAMRYRTHPRGLGRVLHSGDLFRRDADGFLQFVGRKDALLKRKGFRLHPLEIEEVACALPGVAEAGVAQEDSGDRLHLFVTALPGAPPPREAGLLDALVNRLEPYKVPDQVHWVLELPKTANGKLDRAALARWAASEGRP; the protein is encoded by the coding sequence ATGACTCCCCGCCATCTGTGCGGTTTGCTGGATGATGCCGAGCGCCTTCACGGCGACCGGCCGTTCCTGGCCGATGGCCAGGGCTCCTTCACCTACGCGCAGCTCGCCACCGCCACGCGGAGGCTGGGGGGCTGGCTCTCCCGCCGCGGCTTTCGGCGTGGAGACAGGGCCCTCATCCTCACGCGCAACCGCGTGGAGGTGGCCCTGGCCGCGTTCGCGACGGCGCGGCTGGGCGGCCTCTTCGCCATCCTCCACGGTGCGATTCGGGAACCGGGCCTGCGAAGGATTCTGGAGCAGGTGATGCCCGCCGTGGCCTTCCTGGACGAGTCGACCGCGCACCTGGCCCCCGCTTTCGCCGACGTGCCTATCGTCTGGGTGGGCGGCGACGCAGGGGCTCTTTCGGGCGTGAGGCTGGAGAGAATCCTGGAGGAGGAGCCCGCCGAGTGCCCGCCCTTCTCGGGGGTGGACGTGGAGCCCGTCTGCCTCATCTACACCTCTGGCTCCACGGGGGCGCCGCGCGGGGTGACTCTCAGCCACGACAACGTGCTCTTCGTGGTGGCCGCCATCCAGGCGCGGCTCCAATACAGGCGCGAGGACGTGGTGGGAGTCTTCCTGCCGCTCTCCTTCGACTACGGGCTGTATCAGGTGTTCCTCGCCGCGCAGGTGGGGGCGAGTGTCTTCGTGGGAAGCGCGGAGCTGGCCGGGCCGACGCTGCTCGGCACGCTGGAGCGCTGGCGTGTCACCGTCCTGCCCGGGGTCCCCACGCTCTTCGCCGCGCTGCTCAAGCTGCTGGGACGGGGGGGAGCCGGAGCCCCGTGCTTGCGGGTCCTCACCAACACGGGCGCGCACCTGCCCGCCAGTCACGTGGAGCAGCTGCGGCGCCAGTTGCCCGGCGTCTCGGTGTTCCTCATGTATGGGCTGACCGAGTGCAAGCGGGTCTCCATCCTCCTTCCCGAGGAGCTGGAGGCTCATCCTGGCTCGGTGGGGCGCGCGTTGCCTGGGACGGAGGCCCTGATTCTCGATGAGGACGGCCAGGTGCTCCCGCCGGGAGAGGTGGGGGAGCTGGTCATCCAGGGGCGCCACGTCGCGCTCGGCTACTGGCGCGCGCCGGAGGAGACGGCGATGCGCTACCGCACGCACCCGCGAGGGCTGGGGCGCGTGTTGCACTCCGGTGACTTGTTCCGGAGGGATGCGGACGGCTTCCTCCAGTTCGTGGGGCGCAAGGACGCTCTCCTCAAGCGCAAGGGCTTCCGGTTGCACCCGCTGGAAATCGAGGAGGTGGCGTGCGCGCTGCCCGGGGTCGCCGAGGCAGGCGTGGCACAGGAGGACTCCGGCGACCGGCTGCACCTCTTCGTCACCGCGCTTCCGGGCGCGCCGCCCCCTCGCGAGGCCGGGCTGCTCGACGCGCTCGTCAACCGACTGGAGCCCTACAAGGTTCCGGACCAGGTGCACTGGGTGCTGGAGCTGCCGAAGACCGCCAATGGGAAGCTGGACCGGGCGGCTCTCGCGCGCTGGGCGGCGTCGGAGGGCCGGCCATGA
- a CDS encoding peroxiredoxin family protein, producing the protein MQGGGSGALGNARAAWAKARQRWWVRWGVDLAFLALIFVAVAAWQTRHLPGSGAPAPQFTLRTLTGETVSLESLRGKPVVLAFWAPWCGVCGAESSNISQLRKLAGDSAHVISVALAYDDEAAVQRFAQEHAVDYPVLLGDDSVQQAWRVNMFPTVFFLSPEGTIKRSVVGYTTLAGLSWRWML; encoded by the coding sequence ATGCAAGGTGGTGGGTCCGGAGCGCTCGGCAACGCGCGAGCAGCGTGGGCGAAGGCGCGTCAGCGCTGGTGGGTGCGGTGGGGCGTGGACCTGGCTTTCCTGGCGCTCATCTTCGTGGCGGTGGCCGCCTGGCAGACCCGACACCTGCCAGGCTCCGGCGCTCCCGCCCCCCAGTTCACGCTGCGCACCCTCACCGGAGAGACTGTCTCGCTCGAGTCCCTGCGAGGCAAACCCGTGGTGCTCGCCTTCTGGGCCCCCTGGTGCGGTGTGTGCGGCGCGGAGTCCTCCAACATCTCGCAGCTGCGCAAGCTCGCGGGAGACTCCGCGCACGTCATCTCCGTGGCGCTCGCCTACGACGACGAAGCCGCCGTCCAGCGCTTCGCCCAGGAGCACGCGGTCGACTACCCCGTGCTGCTCGGCGACGACTCCGTCCAGCAGGCCTGGCGGGTGAACATGTTCCCCACCGTGTTCTTCCTCTCCCCGGAAGGAACCATCAAGCGCTCCGTCGTGGGCTACACCACGCTCGCGGGACTCTCCTGGCGCTGGATGCTGTAG
- a CDS encoding DUF6200 domain-containing protein: MAIETQNLTSTVPIVIDMGKLRRKKIKDLKKGEGALMLEVGDALNEVRDQLGGEVMGKQLVPVVLIYQKKSKKKRGGGLRLPFVPPFMR, from the coding sequence ATGGCCATCGAAACCCAGAACCTCACCAGCACCGTTCCCATCGTCATCGACATGGGCAAGCTTCGGCGCAAGAAGATCAAGGACCTCAAGAAGGGCGAGGGAGCGCTGATGCTGGAGGTGGGCGATGCCTTGAACGAGGTCCGCGACCAACTGGGCGGGGAGGTGATGGGCAAGCAACTGGTCCCTGTCGTCCTCATCTACCAGAAGAAGTCCAAGAAGAAGCGAGGCGGGGGGCTGCGGCTTCCTTTCGTGCCCCCCTTCATGCGGTGA
- a CDS encoding NAD(P)H-dependent flavin oxidoreductase, translating to MKTRFTERFQLKYPIACAPMALVSGGLLAGAVSRAGGLGLIGGGYGDTEWIAREHALAGDANVGGGLITWMVDKHPDVLDVALSHKPWVFMLSFGDPRPYSPKIKDSCAALFCQVQRLSQLELALEAGADVIVAQSSEAGGHGMNNRATITLIPEIADILAARAPNTLLLAAGGIADGRGLAAALVLGADGVLVGSRLWASRESLAHVASKEMAVRLTGDDTDRSIVFDILRGLTWPEGYSFRALKNTMTERWSGREEELLAVVEEERVKYQAALAAADYSIGHSTAGQAVGLIRDIPTAAEVLERMDRQAADVLLRMSNRT from the coding sequence ATGAAGACTCGCTTCACTGAACGCTTCCAGTTGAAGTATCCCATCGCCTGCGCCCCCATGGCGCTGGTCTCTGGTGGCCTCCTCGCGGGCGCCGTCAGCCGCGCGGGAGGGCTGGGCCTGATTGGCGGAGGTTACGGCGACACCGAGTGGATCGCCCGGGAGCACGCGCTCGCCGGAGACGCGAATGTGGGCGGGGGCCTCATCACCTGGATGGTCGACAAACATCCCGACGTCCTCGATGTGGCCCTGTCTCACAAGCCGTGGGTCTTCATGTTGTCCTTTGGAGACCCTCGCCCCTACTCCCCGAAAATCAAGGACTCGTGCGCGGCACTGTTCTGCCAGGTTCAACGCCTCTCCCAGTTGGAGCTCGCGCTGGAGGCAGGGGCCGACGTCATCGTGGCGCAAAGCAGCGAGGCCGGCGGCCATGGAATGAACAATCGGGCAACCATCACCTTGATTCCCGAGATTGCCGACATCCTCGCCGCGCGCGCCCCCAACACCCTCCTTCTCGCGGCCGGAGGCATCGCGGATGGACGCGGGCTCGCGGCGGCGCTCGTGCTGGGCGCGGACGGCGTCCTGGTCGGCTCCCGGCTCTGGGCCAGCCGTGAGTCGTTGGCACATGTAGCCTCCAAGGAGATGGCGGTCCGGCTGACGGGAGACGACACCGACCGCTCTATCGTCTTCGACATCCTGCGAGGCCTGACCTGGCCGGAGGGCTACAGCTTCCGCGCCCTCAAGAACACGATGACGGAACGCTGGTCCGGCCGCGAGGAGGAACTGCTCGCGGTCGTCGAGGAAGAGCGAGTCAAGTATCAGGCAGCCTTGGCCGCCGCGGACTACAGCATCGGCCATAGTACCGCCGGACAAGCCGTCGGCTTGATTCGCGACATCCCCACCGCGGCGGAGGTTCTCGAGCGAATGGACAGGCAAGCAGCCGACGTGCTTCTTCGCATGAGCAACCGTACCTAG